Below is a genomic region from Rhinolophus sinicus isolate RSC01 linkage group LG11, ASM3656204v1, whole genome shotgun sequence.
TCCAAGTAGGTTTGCCTGTCCGAGAATATACACCGTTTTGGAGCTCTTATCATACTTTCTGGGAAGATCAAATAACTTCCTGGGCCAGTGACTGCCCGTTTCTCAGTGTCCTTGCcaatttttcaaaacaacattCTGTTTTTGAGTTTAATAGTTGCTTTAATGagcattttaaaagtaacttaGTAAGGCCAGGGCTTTCCCCTGAGGGAGTCttgtttttcctcatttaaacTGTTGGAATCAGTTGACCACTCATCATAGACATTTCTCATATGAAGAAGATGTAGACCAGGCAAGTTAAGTGACGGCTGGCCCATGGCCAGAGGCAGAATTGGAGCAAGACtctggttccttttgctgtgtcTCTCACGCTGCATCTTAGCCACAGAGAAGGGGCATTTGGGGTCCTTTAGTGCAGTCCCCCTCTCTTCCCCATTCCCTGGCCTGTTGGATTCGGGGATCCCGCCTCTGCAGCATCCTAGGTAAATGATGATTTCTAAACTTGCCATCTCATGAGGCAGTCTAATCCATCTTGAAGACCAATCTAAGGTGTAGGAAAAAATCTCCCATGATTCATCCATCCAACAGACAGTTATAGAGTGCCTGCGAGTGCCGGGACGGGAAGTCCAGGAGCTGGGAACACAGCAGTGAGCCTGCAGAGTCCCCATGTCCATGACTTTTACGTTTTCTAGTGATTTAAATCAGCTCCAGTCACCAAACCCAGTTCTGTGCCCTGGAGCAAGACAGAAGCAGCGTGGTCCTCCTCACACGCTGGGACTTCAGGTATTTGCAGacatctcccctctcccacctggaCATTCCCAGTGCCTTCACCTGTTCCTCCCATGACAGAATTCATCAAAATACCTTTTATCATTTTACCCAAGGGATACAGGAAACATGGAAAATGCAGATAcacaagaagaggaaaataaaaatgacccaTAATCCTACCAGTCAATCAATCCATTctctgttttctaaataaatttatttttccttttctaagacTAGGACAGCTCTGTTTTGCCATAGGCTGCTTTTTTCTCAGTAGTATGGCAGTGGCAGGAGCATCCTTTCATGTCATCGGATATTTTTCTACAGTTTTATCTTAAATGCTTAAGTGTCATAGACCATTTAAACTATAATGCAGTCACTTACATGCCCTCTTGTCAGATGTTAGATTGTTTCTAACGTTTCACCAGGAAAAACATGCTGCACTTAACTCCCTTGCGGCCAACTCTTTGTAccaatctacatttatttccataattttaaaaCCCCAAAGTCGAATTGGCTGGGAGAAAGGATTTAGACTTTTCTAAGGTGTTGGGCTATATATTTCTGGCTTGCCCTTCCAAGTGTGCCGTTGACAGTGTCGTCACAAAGCCCCGCCCATGTTGGTTGCCTTGCCCTAGGAGAGCTTCAGACTGCTGCCATCCTGTCCCTCCCAGTGGCACCAAGACTGACCAGGgtgccttctctccctctccgGGTCCTGAACCCTGTTTTCTCTGCAAGTAAAGCTGCTGAAGTTGTAGCAAGTTCTTGGCCCAGTCATCCCAAGTGTGCTGTGGCTCTGAGTTGTGGAGCGCGTTAGCTGTGCTGCTTCATTTCCAGATGTCTGTAACCTGTGCTTTCTCCTCTGTTTAGACCTGGGCCCAGGTGCTCTGAAGGTGCCTAACGAGGCTGACGAAGGAGGCAGGGCCACCTCTGGAAGTGCAAGGAAAGGAAAGCGGCAGCACACTTCCCCTCAAAACCCACTTTTGGATTGCAGCCTCTGCGGGAAGGTGTTCAGCAGCGCCAGCTCTCTCAGCAAGCACTACCTCACGCACAGCCAGGAAAGGAAACACGTTTGCAAAGTCTGCAGCAAGGCCTTTAAGCGTCAGGACCACCTGTATGTAGGAGTCTGGTCTGGAAACATCTGTTGGTGGGGGGCGCTGGTGGGGAGTGGGCATGTGGCTGTGTCTCTTCCACCCCCTCCCAGATCAACCTGTTCTACCCGCTGCTGGGTTTTCCCACCTCCATGTTCCCCAGGTGGGTGTCACCTCAGCTTCCGTTCTCACACTGCCAGCACTCTGGGGCAGGGCGCACATTGCCCTGGATGGGTCACTCTTCTGAGCCCCCAAATTCATACCAAATTCACACATTGCTGTGATTTGTGTCGGGGACCCTTGTGGTTTAAAGACATAATGGCTCCCTCCTGAGGCAACTCTGACATGGAGGGATTTGGGGAAATAGTCCGAGTCCCTGGTGGGTGTCTGAGGAGACTGGATCTGTGTCCCATGAGGAATGTGTGTTGGGAGAACTTGGGGCATGAGAGTTTCTGAAATGCCTGTTTCTAGAACATGGAAATCAATGGAGCATtaactcttgtttttctttaactcctttctttaaaaaacaacaacaacaaaaaactcttgactgatttttaaactcttaattttaaaaagaaagtccatTCTAAGAGTTAGGAGCAGAACTCCCTTTGTTCTTAACATCTTGGAAATGATAAGTGCTTCTTGCTagtgagaaaggaaagacagacattttTCAAACTGAGAGACTCTCAGGAGAGACAAGCCCTTCTGTGTTTATAGCGCCCCTGACCTTTGCTGAGGGCTTCGATTAATCCGATTAATCCGATTAATCCGTCTTTCGCTTTACCCTCTCGGCCTACCCCACCCCAAGGGAAGGAAGTAATTTGCTCCTGTCACATGTTGGTAACAGGGCTAGAAATGGGATTTCCTGATTCCTTCTCTGCTGCTTCCCTCAGATGAAGTCCAAAAGTCAACCTTTGTGGAAGGGCTTTATTATTTATTGGACATACCCCATGTGCCACATTTAGATCTGTCCAGACAGAGTAGGGCTGTTGGGAACCCAGAGGGTAATTTTACttgcttctttatatttataacataCTAATGTAGATATAAGTATGATATAAGCAATACATATTTGTATCCACTCACATTTGCAGAAATTATAGGCACATTGGCTGTTTTCCAGAGAGTTCTTACTGATTGGGCACCTgtaaatttttcagttaattatttTTGCTGTGGCTGGGGGGCGGGAGGGTGGGGGTTCCAGGTAGCTGTCTCCTTAGCAGAACTCTATGTTGAAGGAAGGGCTGTCCCTGGTCAGCATTTCCCCCGGTGCGTTCTGCAGAATGCTGGTTCTCAGAGATGCTGAAGCAGGCTATTTGAAAAAAAGGTTCTGTGGGCAAATAAGTTTGAGAGACATCGAAAGTTGAACAGATGCCCCTTTATCTATCTATTGTGTGGCTTTTTCCATTTGCTCCTGTGCCCTGTGAGCCTCCTAGGAATGCAGAGTGTTTTTCCAAAACTGATTTGCCAGCTGAGCCCAAATCCTTGGGGAGCAACTCTGGAGAACTGGTGTTCCTTGGGAACCCACTTTGGGGAACTCTGGCCtgtcttcctttgattttttttttccccctcagataAAGGGTTTGCTTAAAGGTGAGAGAGAGGAGCACCCCTTCCAGATTGCTTTGACCATAGTGGGGGCTGAGGGCAGTTTCTGGATTGTGGGACCCACTTGGCATCCTTTCAGTGGAAGGCCCGAGCCAAGTGCCACTAACTGTCTTCTCCTGTGTGGCTCCAGGACTGGGCACATGCTCACCCACCAGAAGACCAAGCCCTTTGTGTGCATCGAGCCCGGCTGCAGCAAGAGCTACTGCGACTACCGCTCCTTGCGCCGGCACTGCGAGGTACAGCACGGTCTGTGCGTCCTGAAGGAAGCCCCTGCGGAAGAGGAAGCCTGTGGGGACTCCCCCCATGCCCCTGAGACAGCCGGTCCGCAGGCACCCGGGGGCCTGCGCTCCCTGGTGCCCCCGGAAGCCAGGTCCCCAGGCTCCCTCTTACCTAACCGAGACCTCCTGCGCTGTATCGTCAGCAGCATCGTCCACCAGAAGATCCCTTCTCCCGGCCCAGCTCTGGCAGGGCCTTCGGACAGCAGCGAAGGGCGGAATGCGGCCTGTCCCTGCCCGCCCTCTTCGGGGTCCTCCTGCAACCCCGTGAGCACCCTGGCAGCCCCAGGAACCCTGGGCACTGAGGTGCCCGAGGAGCCTCGTCCCCCACGGAAGGAGCCTGCCACTGACGTGTTCACAGCCGTGCACTCAAGGGCAGCAGAGAATGGTGGCCCTGACCCAGCTGAGTCGGACCTGTCCCCCCTGGAGGGCTGGCCTGAGGGTggctccctgcctgcctgcctgcctctgttCAGGAGCCAGACAGTCCCTGCCAGTTCTCAGCCATCCAGCCACAACTTCCAGTGGCTCCGGAACCTGCCAGGCTGCCCCAAGAGCAAAGAGAACAATGTGTTTGTGCTCCACAAGTCCCCTGCAGTGCCGTCCAGGGAGGGCCCCCAGTCTGGCCCTGGGCCCAGCAGCACCTCCCCCACAGGGGAGCCCTCGCCCAGCTCAGGCCCCAGTCCGGAGGACGTGCTAGCCTTCCCTCCCCCGCTCCTGAAGGCGCCCGCGGAGGTCTTAGGTGACTCTAGACGTGCTGGTGCAGAAGATGACTCCTGGGCTTCCAAGAAGAGCAAGTTTGACTGCGACGCCTTCCCGTGGCAGAACCCTGGGGAGCCTGGCCTGCAGGATGTCCAGAAGCCAGGGGGGCTCCCGTCGGACGCCATGCCACTCTTCCGGCAGCTGTTCCTGAAGTCGCAGGAGTCTCTGCTGAGCCACGAGCAGATGCAGGTGTTCCAGATGTTCACCAAATCCCATCGGATCTTCTCCCATGCGCAGGTGGCAGCAGCTTCCTCCCAGCTGCCTGCGCCCGAGGGCAAGCAGGCCACCTTAAAGCCACTGCAGGGGCCGTGGGCACAGCAGCCGCCGCCGCTGACACCCAGTCCGGACTGTCTCTATGCTGGCCCTGGAAACCCGGAGCCAGAGGGATCCCCAGCCCGCAGGAGAAAAACCACGCCCACGTTCCCCAGAGAGGCCTCTCCCGGCAGCACAAGGTGGGACGTGAGAGGAGGACCCAATGTGACCGCCACCCCAGCGTCTCTCACAGCCGCATCTCTGGACCCTTCCGGGAATCCAGACATCTCTCTGTCCAAGCAGTTGAGATCCACGAAAGGGACCTTGGACCTGGGGGACATCTTCTCCCCCGGGGGCCCACAGCAGACCCAGTTAGGTGGGGACGACCTGCCCAGAGCCCAGGGCCCCGGGAAGCAGATCCAGGCTGAGAATGGCACGGCTTCTGGGGCCATGAAAGGTGAAAAGGGCCTGGCCTGCTCCCGGGGCGGAGGCTACAGGCTCTTCTCCGGCCACTCCAGGGCCCAGCGCCTCTCAGGCTTCCGGAAGGACAAGGGGAAAATGGATACGTGCTGCGCGGCTTCTCCCAGCCAGGTAGCCATGGCCTCCTTCTCATCGGCCGGGCCTCCAGCAGACCCCCCACGGGACTCAAAGTCCAAGCTGACGATCTTCAACAGAATCCAGGTACCACGTCTCTCGTGGGACGTGACCACACGTGAGGCAAGAGCCTCGTTCCTTACTTGTTTCTGCATTTCTTAGTTGCACAGGCCTTTGATTTAATCTCGGTGACTCCTCAGACGCAGTTTTACAGAGTGGGACATGGAGGGTCAGACATGTGGTTCCTGCCATtaccgcacccccccccccaaaaaaaacacccagaacaAGGGATTTACAGAGTTGTTGCAAGTGCTTTGTGCCATGTTGTTATTTCACTAAgctttttctgcttgttttctttttgcccttTGCTTCCTTTTGGATTTGCGCCCTGAATTCTTCAGAGGACATAAAGGTAGAGCTCCTTCTCCCTTCAGTCTTCCTGTGGGAAATGCCGTATCTTCTGCTCGTGAGTCACTCGGCCCCTGCTGCACAGCTGCTGCGTTAGCTTGGTTCCTCCCCACCCTGTGCCTGCGAGGTCCTGGGCGCAGGGGCTGGCGTGCTAAGGTCCAGCATCTTTCCTGTCACACCATACCgacctttcttccttttttattttaacagctttGATATCCACATACCATCTgatcaccattttaaagtgtgccattcTGTGGTTTTTCGTATGTTCACAgggttgtgcatccatcaccactcTTTGCCAGAACATTTTCACTCCCAAAGGAAACCCCCCACTCTTAGTTGTCACCCCAAATCTTTCCATCCCTCCCAGCACCCTGCAAGCATGCATCTACCTTCTGTGTCTCCATAGAATCCTACACTTCGTGGCCTTTTGTGACTCGCTTCTTTTACTTAGCgtgatgttttcaaagttcatccccAGTGTGGCATGTGTCAGAGCTTCCTGCCTTTcggtggctgagtaatattcctctGTATGTCACATCACGTTTGTTCATTCAGCAGCTGCtggacatgtgggttgtttccacttcttggtCATTGTAagtagtgctgctgtgaacatttgtgtacacgtttttgtgtggcatatgctttcatttatcttgggaaatacctaggaatggattTGCTGGTCATATAGCAACTgtgtttaaccatttgaggacctgccagactgttttccacagcagctgcaccgttttacattcccacccacggtgtgtgagggttccagtttctccacatcctctccgaCACTTGTTGTCCAGTCTTCACGGTGGCCATGCTGATGGGTTTTCAGTGGTCTCTCATTACGGTCTGATTTCCATTGCCCTCGtcactaatgatgttgagcatcttttcatgttcttatggGCCATTTGTGTATCCTCTTTGGTTCAGtctctattcagatcctttgcccatttttaaattgggttatttgactttttattctcaagctataagagttctttatgtgttACGAATATGAATCCCTTGTCAGACACACATAACTTGCAACAATTGGCTCCCATGCTGCAGGttgtcttcactttcttgatgatgtTCTTTGAGACACAGAGGTTTTAAGTTTTGATGACGTCCACGTtgttctgtcttttgttttgctgtcagccaagaaaccattgcctaatccaagatcacaaagaattacacctgtgttttcttctaagactcTTACAATTTTTGCTCTTGCAATACATCATTTCTGATATATTGGCTCAAGAGTATTTTTATCTTCAGGGTGGAAATATCTACCGGCTCCCTCATCCAGTGAAAGAGGAGAACATGGCAGGTGGATGGTAAGTTTAGGAACACGCCCCTCCCCTGCACAGGGGAGTACAACCCCTCAGGTGTCCTCTGATGGCTTCTGTGTGCTGGCCCTGGGTGAGCGAGCTCTGGACACTTCGTTCCTGAAGAGGCATGCACCAGACCCTGAAGAACTGGGGCATCATCTCCATTTTGTAGGGTTCACCTAGAGTTGTCAGTGGgttagactttaaaaagaaaaattcaaaagtcAGCAATCAGGGACAGCGTCTCATTTTCACGTTTTCTTGCCATGTCTCCCCACAGTCACCAGCAAAATGGGAGCCCCACAGACTGGGCAGAACCAAGGAGCACTTATGTCTGCAAGAACTGCAGCCAGATGTTCTACACTGAGAAAGGGCTGGCCAGCCACATGTGCTTTCACAGTGACCAGTGGCCGTCACCGCAAACGAAGCAGGAGCAGCAGGTGAAGGGGTGCACGCAGTAGGTTCTCTGCTTTCAGGGTTTCTGACAGACTTTGGGGACTAAATGACTGGGTGTCATTTACTTAGGATGGAGACATCCTCTGTCCTCGGGGGGAAGCTTGGGGAAGGGGCAGACGTCAGAGCTGTGCC
It encodes:
- the ZNF541 gene encoding zinc finger protein 541; this translates as MDQYGLGDEGALPSEMHLPSFSESQGLNCNDTLNRDLGPSTRDLIYAGLSGLDLDPSLPTPDVPSEVLEDNLDALSLYSGKDSDSVKLLEEYADPEFQTSLQDLGPGALKVPNEADEGGRATSGSARKGKRQHTSPQNPLLDCSLCGKVFSSASSLSKHYLTHSQERKHVCKVCSKAFKRQDHLTGHMLTHQKTKPFVCIEPGCSKSYCDYRSLRRHCEVQHGLCVLKEAPAEEEACGDSPHAPETAGPQAPGGLRSLVPPEARSPGSLLPNRDLLRCIVSSIVHQKIPSPGPALAGPSDSSEGRNAACPCPPSSGSSCNPVSTLAAPGTLGTEVPEEPRPPRKEPATDVFTAVHSRAAENGGPDPAESDLSPLEGWPEGGSLPACLPLFRSQTVPASSQPSSHNFQWLRNLPGCPKSKENNVFVLHKSPAVPSREGPQSGPGPSSTSPTGEPSPSSGPSPEDVLAFPPPLLKAPAEVLGDSRRAGAEDDSWASKKSKFDCDAFPWQNPGEPGLQDVQKPGGLPSDAMPLFRQLFLKSQESLLSHEQMQVFQMFTKSHRIFSHAQVAAASSQLPAPEGKQATLKPLQGPWAQQPPPLTPSPDCLYAGPGNPEPEGSPARRRKTTPTFPREASPGSTRWDVRGGPNVTATPASLTAASLDPSGNPDISLSKQLRSTKGTLDLGDIFSPGGPQQTQLGGDDLPRAQGPGKQIQAENGTASGAMKGEKGLACSRGGGYRLFSGHSRAQRLSGFRKDKGKMDTCCAASPSQVAMASFSSAGPPADPPRDSKSKLTIFNRIQGGNIYRLPHPVKEENMAGGCHQQNGSPTDWAEPRSTYVCKNCSQMFYTEKGLASHMCFHSDQWPSPQTKQEQQVFATEFCKPPGQVLRLEGDRQNPPGVKKSLDHMATAPLEISISVPVAAAHRPLGSTPRGGQEKDTEERDSKECSQHRKRKKRPQSKALFMPPPRSTFGEPSPRGCHQSCLRSPVFLVDRLLKGLFQCPPYTPPPMLSPIREGSGLYFSALCSTTAQASPDKLISTMLDQVDGSFGICVVKDDTKISVEPHINIGSRFQAEIPELQDGSLAGTDEHVVSLVWKPWGDMMTNPETQDRVTELCNVACSSVMPGGGTNLELALHCLHEAQGNVQVALETLLLRGPQKPQTHPLSDYRYTGSDVWTPMEKRLFKKAFCAHKKDFYLIHKMIQTKTVAQCVEYYYIWKKMIKFDCGRAPGLEKRLKREPDEADRTEAKVTCSPPERPSHHPTPELKIKTKSYRRESILNSSPNTGPKRTPEPPGNVEGRGVFPCRECERVFDKIKSRNAHMKRHRLQDHVEPIVRVKWPVKPFQLKEEEEEKEIGADVGPLQW